The stretch of DNA ATGCGGGCAATGACCTCGGCAAAGTGGGGGAGTTGACTGTCGCACTCTCAGGAAACGGCGTCCTCTCAACCTTCGTCCAGCCCGAAGAATTCGTGACCGGCTTCCACGTCATGATTCTGTCGCCGAAGGACGCGGCCATGAGTACAGTTGAGAAACTCTGGTGGGCGCGCTGTATCTGGGAGAACCGTTACCGATTCTCCTACGGCAGGCAGGCGAACCGAACGCTCGCAAGTCTTGAGGTCCCGGCCACGCTGCCAGATTGGGTGCACACGTTGAAGGTGCCAACGCACGAAGGTTTGGCGAGGGCTGCGGGTGCGTCGGTAACTCTTACGGACCCGACTGGCACCGGCTGGGCTGATTTTCGACTTGATGCGCTTTTTGATGTGAAAAAGGGGAAGCGCTTCACGAAGGCTTCCCGGGTGCCCGGAGATACGCCGTTCGTCGGCGCGTCTGAAAAAAACAACGGCATCACTGACTACTGCGACCTTGACCCTTTGCACCCGGCCGGAGTCATGACGGTGGTATACAACGGAAACAGTGTGGGTTATGCCTTCTACCAGCCGGAGCCGTTTGTTGCGTCAGACGACGTGAACGTGCTTTATCCCAAGGTGCCGATGAACCGGTGGGTGCAACTCTTCGTCGCGAGCATCATCAAGCATCAGCGCAGCCGCTTCACTTATGGATACAAGTGGACCTTGGCCCGTATGAAGCGGACCGTGATTCGGTTGCCCGTGGCTACTGGCGGCGAGCCTGACTGGGATTTCATGGAGCGCTACGTGCAGGGGCTGCAATTCTCGGCGGCACTACGCCCGGAGATGACCGTTCATGAATTAGTCAACGCGGATGTCGAAAAGTCTGCCAGCTGATTGGTGCCGGCCGCGTGCGCGCTAGCCGTTGCCGGCTAGCGCGCACGTGGCCGGACGTTATCTCGACTGGACGAGCTGGACCGAGCTTGCGAACTCGCGGAGTTCCTCGGGGTGGCCTTCGCCGAGAGGCTCTTCGTGAGAATTCGTACTGAGCTGGTCTGGCTGCACAGGGGTGGTCGAATTGTTTCCGGTCATTAAGGCGCTTCGGCTCGTTGATCGAAACGACTCCATCCACGGCGGAGCAGTTGGTAGCAAGCGATGTATGACTCAGCCACCTCCTATAGGTCGCCTCCCGATGTGTTTCCGGCCATCGGTCCGGGAGAGCGCCTACAACTTTTCCGATGGAGAGAGTCGTTGTGGACAGCCGAGGGAACATCGGCCAGGCTAGTCCGTGTGCGTCGCCACTATGGGTTCGCCAGATGGCCTTGGCGGACTCGATCTTCGCTGGGTCGCCGAACGTGTAGTCGATGGCCGAGTCGACGATCTTCGTTTCCGAAGGAACCTCACGAGCCGTCATGTCGACCGTCGCCCGCCATTGAGCGTGGATCGCGTCGCGGCGGCTTGTCATCTCCGTTAAGGCAATCGCGAGCGTGACAGCGTCCGCACCGGGCGGCCCGGAGTTGAGATACTGCGCGTAGCGCCTGTGCGACTCGTGTCCGGCCCGAAGACCGCGCTGCTGGCGCTCGAGCGAAGAGTCGGGGGAGAAGAGCATCCACACAACCGAGCGGAGCCGCGCAAGGCACCGCGGATCACTGTCGGGTGCGCTATCGGATACGCCTCGCCCGCGTCGATCGCTGTTCGTGCGAGGTCGCATCTGTCGATAGAACGTGGTCCAGGCGAAGCGCCGCCCGGCGTCCAACGCGCCACTTCGACGGCACTCGGGGCCGCCGCTCGACATGCGCGGGCGGGCGCTGGTGCAGGCGGAGCCGTGAGGGACGAGCGGGGGTCGGCGCCGGTGGAGCTGGTGTGGCTGACGATTCTGCTGCTGGTGCCGTTCGTGTACGTGATGATCGCGGTGTCCGACGCGCAGCGGGCCGCGTACGCGGTGTCGTCGGCGAGCAAGGCGGCGGCGCGGGCGTACGTGCAGGCGCCGGACACGGTGACGGCGGCTCAGCGGGCGCAGCGCGCGGCAGCCGTGGCGTTGGGCGACCAGCGGGTCCGTGCCGACGTGGAGGTGGTGTGCCTGCCAACGCCGTCGTCGTGCCTGCAGCCGGGTTCGTCGGTGCGGGTCTCGGTGAGCACGGTGCAGCCGCTGCCGCTGACGCCGTCGGTGCTGGGGGACCAGGTGGGTGGGGTCGCGGTCGAGTCCTCCCACGTCGAGCCGTACGGGTCGTTCCGGGAGGGTCGATGACGCGTGCGGACGAGCGGGGCAGCGTGACGGTGATGACGATCGGGTTCCTGGTGCTGGTCGCGCTGCTGCTGGCGGTGGTGGTGAATGCGACGGCGGCCTACCTGCAGCGTCAGGAGGTGGCGAACCTGGCTGACGGTGCTGCGCTGGCCGCAGCCGACGGTCTCGACGAGGCTGCCTTCTACGCCGAGCAGCGGGTCGAGCTCGACGCGGCGTCGGCGCGGGCGCTGGTCGGTGACTATCTGGCAGGCGAGGAGGTGTCCGCCGTGCAGGTGGGTGTCGTGGACGGGACGGTCACGGTGCGCCTGGAGCGCGTCGTCGCCCTTCCCCTCACCCCACCCGGCTGGCCCGCCCGCACGCGCGTGTCGGCGGAGGCGTCGTCGCAGGTGCGCGAGTTGGCGGAGTGGGATCGAACAGCGTTCAAGCGGCGACCTCTGTCAGGCTGGCGTGAACGCACCACCGAGCTCAGTCAGCAGCGGAAAAATCGATGTCTGCTCAGTTAGTGTGGACTTCGTGAAGACCTGGGACGCGGCGCGCGTGCGGCGTATCGTCATAGGCATGTGCATCGTCGGCGCCGTCATCGCTGTAGCGCAGAGGGAAGCATCAATAGCGGGCGTGTGCGCTGCGGGTGCGGTGGCGATGTGGTTCATGCCTCCGAAGAGTCGCACCTGACTCTTGTCGAGGCTCGGGACCTGTGCTTAACGTCGAGGTATGAGTAAGACATTCAAGTTCTGCGTGATTGCGTTGGCTTCGATCCTCCTTGCTGTAGGGACCACAGTTCCCGCTGAAGCAGCTATCAAAACATGGACAAATTCGAGCCACACGCGTGCCCAGAAGTGCTACACCCCACCGGCGTGCACGAACTACGCGAAGAGCATCACCTTCGCCGCAAAGTCCAACTCTCAGATGCGAACCATCACCGCGACCGGGAGAGTCCTGGCGCAGACAGGGGCCAACAAGTA from Aeromicrobium erythreum encodes:
- a CDS encoding pilus assembly protein TadG-related protein translates to MTRADERGSVTVMTIGFLVLVALLLAVVVNATAAYLQRQEVANLADGAALAAADGLDEAAFYAEQRVELDAASARALVGDYLAGEEVSAVQVGVVDGTVTVRLERVVALPLTPPGWPARTRVSAEASSQVRELAEWDRTAFKRRPLSGWRERTTELSQQRKNRCLLS
- a CDS encoding restriction endonuclease subunit S, with the translated sequence MAYAGNDLGKVGELTVALSGNGVLSTFVQPEEFVTGFHVMILSPKDAAMSTVEKLWWARCIWENRYRFSYGRQANRTLASLEVPATLPDWVHTLKVPTHEGLARAAGASVTLTDPTGTGWADFRLDALFDVKKGKRFTKASRVPGDTPFVGASEKNNGITDYCDLDPLHPAGVMTVVYNGNSVGYAFYQPEPFVASDDVNVLYPKVPMNRWVQLFVASIIKHQRSRFTYGYKWTLARMKRTVIRLPVATGGEPDWDFMERYVQGLQFSAALRPEMTVHELVNADVEKSAS